CGAGCAGCCCCCTCGGCGAAGTACCGCGCGGCACCCGTCCGCCCCGTACGACGGCGGCGGACCACATCGGTCCCGCACCCGGGACCGAGCCGTGCCGGACCGACCGTGCTCGCCGACCCGTGGCCGGAGGACGGCCGCTCACGGACCAGTGTGTACGCGGCATAGGGTGCTTCCGACTCGAACGGCTTTTTATGCCAATTCTCCTCCCCGGCGAAGTTCCCGGCCATCCGACCCGGAAACCCCGGACCGACCACGCCCACCGACACCCCGAACCGGGCCGACGGCCCGGTTCGGAGTGGGGCCCGTGGCCCACCCCGCAGCCGGGCGGGTTGCGCACTCGGGGGCGGGCCTGTCGCGCACTGGAACGGTCCTGTGGAGCCCAAGCAGCGTCGGCCTGGGCGGCCCTCGGATCCGGTTCTGTCGTCCCTCGGGCCGGGCCTGTCGTCCCTCGGCCTGGGCCTGTCGTCCCTCGGGTCGACCGGGACCGGTTCGCGTCGACGGACCGACCGGCGGCCCATTCCGGAGCTGGGTCTGTGCCCCATCCAGGGCTGGTCCCGTTGCCCACCCGGGGTTTGGGCTGCGGAGTACCGGAACGGTCCTGTCCAGTCGAAGAAGCGCCGACCTGTCGGCACCCGGATCCAGCTCTCTCACCCTCGGGGCCAGACCTGTCGATCCCGCTGGGCCAGACCCGTCGATCCCGCTGGGCCGTACCCGTCGAGCCCCCCGGGGCCGGGCCTGTAGCCCACCACGGAATCGGCCCAGCAGCGTCCGGAACCAGCCCCGTTGAGCCCGCGAACCGGCCCAGCAGAAGCCCATGGACCCGGGCCCTGCCGGGCCCGGAACCGCGCGTTCGCCCCCGCAACCGTGCGCTCCCCCTGAAACCGGCACGCCGACGGCCCTGCTCCCGCACGCCATTACTACAAGTGCCGACAGCCACCCCAGGCCTCTGCAGTCACCCAGTCACCGCAGGCGTGGACGAACACCACAGCGTCGACGGCGACCACAGGCGTGGACGGCGACCAAAGGCGTGGAGGGTCACCACAGGCGTCGACCGATAGCGCCCCGGACTCGCCGCCACCCGACTCCGGCCGGGCCTTGTTCAGCCGAAGCGTTCGATGCGGATACGGTCGACCGGCTGCCCGGCCGCGACGAGCAGTCGTGAGGTGTGTTCCGCGAAGCCATTGGAGCCGCACACATAGGCCTCCCACCCACCGGGAGGCGCCTCGGCCAGGAGCGGTGCCACATGGGCCGCCGACACACGGCCCACGGGCACACCCTCCGGCGCGCTGCGCGTGAAGACTCGCGTGGTCTCCTCGCCGTACTCCTCCGCGTAGATCAGCTCCCGCGGTCCCCGGGCCGAGACCAGCAGCCGCAGCGGCACGTCCAGGCCACGCGCCCGGTGGTGACGCACCATCGACATCAGCGGGACGACCCCCGAGCCGGCGCCGATCAGCAGGGCGGGCCGGTCGCCGGGCCAGGCGAAGAATCCGCTCAGCGGGCCCCGCACCTCGACCTCGTCCCCGGGCCTGGCCACGGTGTGGAACCAGCCGGAGACCTCACCGCCCTCGACGTGGTCCAGGGTCAGCTCGATGTGTCCGGCGTCGTCCGGCGGGGATGCGATCGAGTAGTGCCGTTGCGCCAGGTAACCGTCCTGCGCGATCAGCCGCAGCATCAGGTGCTGGCCGGGCAGATGGCCCGCCCAGCCGGGCACCGCGAAGCGGAACGTCGCCGCGTGCGGTGTCTCCCGGCGGATCTCGGTCAGCGTCGCGGTCTGCCACACGGCCGCCGCACGGTTGCTCACGGCGATCCGCCCAGGAACGGCGAAACGCGTGGGCGGAACGAAGGGTTCGGGTGTCACGGCCGTCTCAGTCACCGGAGTACCGCTGCTCCTCCCACGGGTTGCCCCGCGCGTGGTAGCCGTTCTGCTCCCAGAACCCCGGCTCGTCGTGGTCGAGGATCCTCAGGCCCGCGATCCACTTGGCGCTCTTCCAGAAGTACAGATGCGGGACCAGCAGCCGCGCGGGCCCGCCGTGTTCGGCGGGCAGCGGCTTCCCGTCGTACTCGAACGCGATCCAGGCGCGGCCGCCGGCGAGGTCGGCGAGCGGGAGGTTCGTGGTGTACCCGGTGTGGGAGTAGGCGACGGCGTGGGTGGCCGTCGCCTCGGGCCGGACGAGGTCCAGGAACACGTCCAGGGACACGCCCCCGAACCGCACCCCGAACTTCGACCAACTGGTCACGCAGTGGATGTCACCCTCGTACGCCGACGCCGGCAGCGCGTGCGCGTCCTCCCAGCTCCAGGTGCGCGGCTCGGCCACCAGTCCGTCGATCCGGAAGGACCAGTCCGGGGCCGCCAGATCCGGTGTGACCTCGGCGGACAGGACGGGCCAGTCGTCACCCGCGTCGTACTGGCCGGGCGGCAGCCCGGGGTCGGGGACGCGCGGGCGCCCGGTGAAGCCTCGGGTGACGTTCATGACGGGTGGTGCCTCCAGGCCGTCCGGACCGGACCGCCGGTCGAGCGTGATCAATGCGTACGCATTCAACCGTACGCATTACACCGTACGCGCCCGCCGGCCGTGCCTCCCGCCCCCGCCGGGCCTCGATCATTGCGGATGTATGAACTCTCCCGCGGCCTGGGAATAGCCGCCCCGCGATCTTCCTTGCGGAGTAGTGGCCGGTACCGGCGGCGTGAGCGGCGGGTGGTCCGGCGACAGCGAAGGAGAGTGAGGCAGGACATGCCCAAGGCGTACGCATACACGAGGTACGGCGGCCCGGAGACCGAGGCCCTCGTCGACGTGGACCGGCCGAGCCCCGGCCCGGGCCAGGTCCTCGTCGCGGTTCGCGCGGCGGGCGTGAACCCGATCGACTGGAAGCTGCGCACGGGCTTCCGCCGTCCCGGCGAGACCGGCTCGCCCGCGTTTCCCGTGGTGTTCGGCAGCGAGGCCGCCGGTGTCGTCGAGGAAATCGGCGAGGGTGTGACCGGCTTCGCCGTCGGGGACGCGGTCTTCGGCAACACGGTGACCGGCGGCTACGCCGAGTACGCGCTGCTGCCCGCGGCGGTGACCGCGCATGTGCCCGACGGGCTCTCCTTCGCTCACACCGCGGTCCTGCCGGTCGCGGCGGCCACCGCGTACGACGGGATCCGCCAGCTCGGCCTGCCCGCCGGTGCGACCCTGCTGGTCACCGGCGCGGGCGGCGGGGTCGGTGTGGCGGCCGTGCAGATCGGGCGCGCCTTCGGTCTGCGTGTCGTCGGTGCGGCCAGCGACGGCAAGAAGGACTTTGTCGAGCACCTCGGAGCCGTGCACGTCCCCTCGGGCCCGGATCTGGCCGCGCGGGTGCGGGCGGCGGCCCCGGACGGCGTCGACGGCGTCTACGACCTCGTCGGCGGCGACGTACTGGAAGAGGCGGCGACCCTGCTGACCGACCGGTCCAAGCTGATCACCGCGGGGGCGTCCCCCCAGGACGTCGAGCGGCTCGGTGGCGCGCGCGTGGTCCGGGCCCGGACCACCGCGGTGCTCGACGAGGTCGCGCGCCTGGTAGAGCGTGGCGACCTCGACCCCCACATCACTCAGCGGTTCCCCCTCGAACGGGCGGGAGAGGCCCTCCGCGCGGTCGAGGACGGCCACGCCCGTGGCAAGGTCGTGATCGAGGTCGGCGTATGAGCACCGAACGGCACGTCCTCGACAACCCCGCGCTCGCCTCGCTGACCGGCCCGCACGCCCACTTCGCCGAGCGCCGGGGCCGTGTCCTGCGCTACCCCCTCGACGTGTCGCCGTGGGTGGGTCTGCCCGACGAGCCCGACGCCGACGACTGGGCCGACCTCGCGGCACTCGCCGGCCCGGGCGCCGAGGCTCCGCTGCCCGGTTTCCGAGGCCGGGTTCCTGACGGCTGGGAGATCACCTTCGCCCTCGACGGCGTGCAGCTCGTCGACGACGGGCTCGCCGCCGCGCCCGACCGGGAGGCCGTGCGGCTCGGTCCCGACGACGTACCCGAGATGCTGGACCTGGTCGAGCGCACCCGGCCCGGCCCGTTCCTGCCGCGCACCATCGAGCTGGGCACCTACCTGGGCATCCGCCGGGGTGGCGCCCTGGTCGCCATGGCGGGCGAGCGGCTGCACCCACCGGGCTGGACCGAGATCAGCGCGGTGTGCACCGACCCGGACTTCCGTGGTCAGGGTCTGGCCGGCCGGCTGGTCCTGGCGGTCGCGCACGGCATCCGCGAGCGCGGAGAGACGCCGTTCCTGCACACCAGCGCGGGCAATACCAACGCCATCCGGCTCTACGAATCCCTCGGCTTCCGGCTGCGCCGCACCACGAAGTTCCTCTCGGCGCGGGTTCCGGAGCACTCGGCGGACCAGCAGGCCGTCGGGATCTGACGACGAGAAAGAATCCCCTCGGGCAGCTGCCGGGCGCCGACCGACCGTCAGCGGGCGGCTGTGCCGTGGGGTTCGACCGGTGTGACGGCCGCCGCCGCGTTGTACCGCAGCAGATAGCCCGCGAAGCGGTCCAGGTCCTCCCGTGACCAGCCCGCGAGCCGCTCCCGGAACGCCTCCCGGCGGCTCTCGGTGACCTGGGCGAGGATCCGGGTCCCCGCCTCGGTCAGATGCAGCACCTGCACCCGGTGGTCGTCCGGATCGAGCCGCCGCTCGATCAGCCCGGCCCGCTCCAGCGCGGCCACCTGCCGGCTGACCGTGGACTTGTCCAGCGCGTAGTGCGCGGCCAGGTCGGTGGCCCGGCAGCCGCCGCTCTCCTCCAGGTGCCCGAGCAACGTGTACGCCACCAGGGACAGCTCGGGGTGCATGCGCCCCGCCGAGGCGCGGGCGCGCCGGGCGAAGACCGTCATCTCGCGCTGGATGGTCTCGACAGCGCCGTCGCCTTCTGTGACGGCGGTCCCGTCCGAACCCTCGACTGCCTTCACGGGACCTCCTCGCACCTCTGGTTGCACTGTACAACTTGGCGAAAGGGGTGCGAGGTGCGTGCGCCGACCGGGCGGGCAGGGGCGTCGGCGTCCGGACCCCTGCTAATGTGACCGTCCTGGCCGTGGATCGTCCCGGCCGGTTCGTGGCCGAGGAGGTGAGACCCATTACCGCTGTGTCGGCTCGGGTGCTCTCACCTCAGGACAGCGCGGCTCACCGCCCGTAGGTGACCGTGAGGGCGCCCTTCGGTCCACCGAAAGGCTTTCTCGGCTCCATGCCACCATTTTCGCGCACCCATATTGTCTCCGCGCTTCGTACCGCCGGCTGTGTCTTCGCCGAGGACGAGGCCGAGTTGATTCTCTCCACCGCCCGCACGCCGGACGAGGCCGTCGCCATGGTCGACCGGCGCGCCGCCGGGCTCCCCCTCGAACACGTCCTGGGCTGGGCCGAGTTCCGCGGGCTGCGCATCGCCGTGGAACCGGGCGTCTTCGTGCCCCGCCGCCGCACCGAGTTCCTGGTCGAACAGGCCCTCGCCCTCAGCCGCGACGCC
The Streptomyces sp. CGMCC 4.7035 DNA segment above includes these coding regions:
- a CDS encoding sulfite oxidase-like oxidoreductase, which encodes MNVTRGFTGRPRVPDPGLPPGQYDAGDDWPVLSAEVTPDLAAPDWSFRIDGLVAEPRTWSWEDAHALPASAYEGDIHCVTSWSKFGVRFGGVSLDVFLDLVRPEATATHAVAYSHTGYTTNLPLADLAGGRAWIAFEYDGKPLPAEHGGPARLLVPHLYFWKSAKWIAGLRILDHDEPGFWEQNGYHARGNPWEEQRYSGD
- a CDS encoding ferredoxin reductase, with translation MTETAVTPEPFVPPTRFAVPGRIAVSNRAAAVWQTATLTEIRRETPHAATFRFAVPGWAGHLPGQHLMLRLIAQDGYLAQRHYSIASPPDDAGHIELTLDHVEGGEVSGWFHTVARPGDEVEVRGPLSGFFAWPGDRPALLIGAGSGVVPLMSMVRHHRARGLDVPLRLLVSARGPRELIYAEEYGEETTRVFTRSAPEGVPVGRVSAAHVAPLLAEAPPGGWEAYVCGSNGFAEHTSRLLVAAGQPVDRIRIERFG
- a CDS encoding MarR family winged helix-turn-helix transcriptional regulator gives rise to the protein MTVFARRARASAGRMHPELSLVAYTLLGHLEESGGCRATDLAAHYALDKSTVSRQVAALERAGLIERRLDPDDHRVQVLHLTEAGTRILAQVTESRREAFRERLAGWSREDLDRFAGYLLRYNAAAAVTPVEPHGTAAR
- a CDS encoding quinone oxidoreductase family protein, coding for MPKAYAYTRYGGPETEALVDVDRPSPGPGQVLVAVRAAGVNPIDWKLRTGFRRPGETGSPAFPVVFGSEAAGVVEEIGEGVTGFAVGDAVFGNTVTGGYAEYALLPAAVTAHVPDGLSFAHTAVLPVAAATAYDGIRQLGLPAGATLLVTGAGGGVGVAAVQIGRAFGLRVVGAASDGKKDFVEHLGAVHVPSGPDLAARVRAAAPDGVDGVYDLVGGDVLEEAATLLTDRSKLITAGASPQDVERLGGARVVRARTTAVLDEVARLVERGDLDPHITQRFPLERAGEALRAVEDGHARGKVVIEVGV
- a CDS encoding GNAT family N-acetyltransferase, with the translated sequence MSTERHVLDNPALASLTGPHAHFAERRGRVLRYPLDVSPWVGLPDEPDADDWADLAALAGPGAEAPLPGFRGRVPDGWEITFALDGVQLVDDGLAAAPDREAVRLGPDDVPEMLDLVERTRPGPFLPRTIELGTYLGIRRGGALVAMAGERLHPPGWTEISAVCTDPDFRGQGLAGRLVLAVAHGIRERGETPFLHTSAGNTNAIRLYESLGFRLRRTTKFLSARVPEHSADQQAVGI